A single region of the Selenomonas sp. oral taxon 920 genome encodes:
- a CDS encoding sulfatase-like hydrolase/transferase — protein sequence MQDDFTVFWKNNDRARTLFYDLLARSERRAYDDDFLAQLAAYREAAPDSERADIFAAQYLLHHGDAENAALCGERAFQKRPLNLEVWRVLAAAYKQLGRELDAVTMQGYAYGLYRGADTGGIDLDLSLTEEIQNEALGRLTLATGKSLNAPTSTSRAYLMNPGLGFRFDVFIGEEIPITMPQGSARFWSAAYAENTGLSDHSYMLTEARHTAWFTRYGHRDFFFDLQKASEVRGTTEIALPAGREAIVPLAGTVPDQRISVTTPSMGTRDIYLGKWAFSFFRLNETTQLYADAQDAYAVGTPILLEHSPVRRKLVLNIFVDALSWAVVRPYAATHLPNISKFFARGTIFDQHFSTSEHTLSAFPAIETGCYPHHTHIFNVNAGRELPAEMTTTAEHMKALGYYCAIPMGADQGLSQGVMRGYDRAVLSTWIQNSVDGVDHVLRQLKAFDEVDQFLFLAVNDIHPYDGLGYKFDTNVETHLPLADRFFDHTERTASVFLTNMRIYQEQYLERVRQVDHNIGILLTYLEENFAADEYIVSLYSDHGVPIFNKETSDKLDIISTYVSNATWMMRGTGVPVGVRTNELTSIVDIQRTLAHLCGFSVAACSDGNLPAVFGGRERDVVCSTSQFPGQTFKLAVRTRDHALRLETQEFVDEDGRVDLAGATVGIYPREHELEEGYRLDSEELRAFFYPRARDFVRAIASNGEHWPAMRAARPQWFG from the coding sequence ATGCAGGACGATTTCACGGTATTCTGGAAAAACAACGACCGCGCCCGTACTCTCTTTTACGACCTCCTCGCACGCTCGGAGCGCAGGGCATACGATGATGATTTTCTGGCACAGCTCGCTGCCTATCGGGAGGCTGCACCAGACTCGGAGCGCGCGGACATCTTCGCCGCGCAGTACCTCCTCCATCACGGCGACGCTGAGAACGCCGCGCTCTGCGGGGAACGCGCCTTTCAAAAGCGGCCCCTGAATCTCGAGGTGTGGCGCGTGCTCGCCGCCGCCTACAAGCAGCTCGGGCGGGAGCTCGATGCTGTCACGATGCAGGGCTACGCCTACGGGCTCTATCGAGGTGCGGACACGGGGGGAATCGACCTCGATCTCAGTCTGACCGAGGAAATTCAAAACGAAGCCTTGGGCCGACTGACGCTCGCCACGGGAAAGAGCCTGAACGCCCCGACCTCAACCAGCCGCGCCTATCTGATGAACCCGGGGCTCGGGTTCCGCTTTGACGTATTCATCGGTGAGGAGATTCCCATAACGATGCCACAGGGCAGCGCACGCTTTTGGAGTGCCGCCTATGCAGAGAACACGGGGCTGTCCGATCACAGCTATATGCTCACTGAGGCACGGCATACTGCATGGTTCACACGCTACGGCCACCGCGACTTCTTCTTTGACCTGCAAAAGGCAAGCGAGGTGCGCGGCACAACCGAGATCGCGCTTCCCGCCGGACGGGAGGCAATTGTCCCCTTGGCGGGCACGGTCCCCGACCAACGAATCTCTGTCACAACGCCCTCCATGGGGACACGGGATATCTATCTCGGCAAGTGGGCGTTCAGCTTCTTTCGTCTGAACGAGACCACACAGCTGTATGCCGATGCACAGGATGCCTATGCCGTCGGCACCCCGATCCTGCTCGAACACAGCCCCGTGCGGCGCAAGCTCGTCCTGAATATTTTCGTCGACGCTCTATCCTGGGCGGTCGTTCGTCCCTACGCCGCGACCCATCTGCCAAACATCTCCAAATTCTTCGCACGCGGCACAATCTTCGATCAGCATTTCTCGACCTCAGAGCACACCCTCTCGGCATTCCCTGCCATTGAGACCGGCTGCTATCCCCATCATACACATATCTTCAACGTAAATGCCGGACGCGAGCTGCCCGCAGAGATGACCACCACAGCCGAGCACATGAAGGCACTCGGCTACTACTGTGCCATCCCGATGGGGGCCGATCAGGGGCTCTCTCAAGGCGTTATGCGCGGCTATGACCGCGCGGTGCTCTCCACATGGATTCAGAATTCGGTCGATGGCGTGGACCACGTCCTGCGCCAGCTCAAAGCCTTCGACGAGGTCGATCAGTTCCTCTTTCTTGCGGTCAATGACATACACCCGTATGACGGTCTCGGCTATAAATTCGACACCAACGTTGAGACCCATCTCCCGCTCGCCGACCGCTTCTTTGACCACACAGAGCGTACGGCAAGCGTCTTTTTGACCAATATGCGCATCTATCAGGAGCAGTATCTGGAACGCGTGCGTCAGGTGGATCACAACATCGGCATTCTCCTCACCTACCTGGAGGAGAACTTTGCCGCCGACGAGTACATTGTCAGCCTCTACTCGGATCACGGTGTTCCCATATTCAACAAGGAAACCTCGGACAAGCTGGACATTATCAGCACATACGTCTCAAACGCGACATGGATGATGCGCGGCACGGGCGTGCCCGTGGGTGTGCGTACAAATGAACTGACGAGCATTGTCGATATCCAGCGGACGCTCGCCCATCTGTGCGGCTTCTCCGTCGCCGCGTGCAGTGACGGCAATCTCCCCGCCGTATTCGGCGGCAGGGAGCGCGATGTGGTCTGCTCCACGTCTCAGTTCCCGGGGCAGACATTCAAGCTTGCTGTCCGCACGCGCGATCATGCGCTGCGCCTTGAGACGCAGGAGTTCGTCGACGAGGACGGGCGTGTGGACCTTGCAGGAGCAACGGTCGGCATCTATCCGCGCGAACACGAGCTTGAGGAAGGCTATCGGCTCGACTCCGAGGAGCTGCGTGCGTTCTTCTACCCGCGCGCACGGGACTTCGTGCGCGCGATCGCAAGCAACGGTGAACACTGGCCCGCGATGCGTGCAGCTCGCCCGCAGTGGTTCGGATAA
- a CDS encoding sulfatase-like hydrolase/transferase: MTDDFSVFWQNNDTAAALFYDLLARSERGAYDDDFLAALAAYREAGTNPAHADIFAAQYLLHHGDTENARLCAERAYALRPVHNETWRLLAVIHSALGDALNASIFNAYLHRFKQTAIPSTLPHADAAALARLTRAMIGCIDAPLAKRRAVIENDTLTFHPDVFVGEYLPVTVPEGSAPFWVGTYADGGFLSDRGYMIADARTKDWFQDNICRDFPFDLQKAQEVRGAVQIDVPEGREALLPIAGTQPVQELIVSTPSHADQLAYLGKWSYSYIRLSEPTTLTCEEDAPFAAGTPILLGHGTHRHKLVLNILVDALPWNVVRGHFAEWMPHIARFFARGTVFDAHFSTSEYTYPALPAIETGRFPHHTQFFQGEASHELSPAFLTLAECMKDLGYYTSAPILATDGIYNGTMRGYDRLISTVWQQPSRLGAERTIHHIEAFGEADLFTFLHLSDVHPWDAMAFNFATEVETRLPLAHRLFAWEKETASVRLPDFEIYKAQFRAGLRDVDRNIGMLLSYIESHYADDEYIVSLYSDHGSSVFTPRVEGTELDVIGENSTMAAWMMRGAGVPEGVVTNELTSIVDLYPTLGTLCGFPVAGDIDGNLPAIFGGRERDTVCSYSQFPGQTFKLAVRTATHALRLETKGFTETDGTVDFAGAAVGIYPRGHELEKDHAADSAELRSFFYPRARDLVREIANNGERF; this comes from the coding sequence GTGACGGACGATTTCAGCGTATTTTGGCAAAACAACGATACTGCCGCCGCACTCTTTTACGATCTCCTCGCACGCTCGGAACGCGGAGCATATGATGATGATTTTCTTGCTGCACTTGCTGCCTATCGGGAGGCAGGAACGAACCCAGCCCATGCAGACATCTTTGCTGCGCAGTACCTCCTGCATCACGGCGATACCGAGAATGCGCGCCTCTGCGCTGAGCGAGCCTATGCGCTTCGCCCTGTGCACAACGAGACATGGAGGCTGCTTGCTGTCATACATTCAGCGCTGGGGGATGCTCTGAATGCTTCGATTTTTAATGCCTATCTCCATCGCTTTAAGCAGACAGCGATACCCTCCACCCTGCCGCATGCGGATGCGGCGGCACTTGCCCGTCTCACACGTGCAATGATTGGCTGCATTGACGCACCTCTTGCAAAGAGGCGCGCCGTCATCGAAAACGATACGCTGACCTTCCATCCAGATGTCTTTGTCGGGGAGTACCTTCCCGTCACGGTGCCGGAGGGAAGCGCCCCGTTCTGGGTCGGAACTTATGCCGACGGCGGCTTTCTCTCGGATCGCGGATATATGATTGCGGATGCCCGTACAAAGGATTGGTTCCAAGACAATATCTGCCGCGATTTCCCCTTTGACCTGCAGAAGGCGCAGGAGGTACGCGGCGCCGTACAGATCGATGTGCCGGAAGGACGTGAGGCACTCCTCCCTATTGCCGGAACACAGCCCGTGCAGGAACTGATTGTCAGCACGCCGTCGCACGCAGATCAGCTTGCCTACCTCGGCAAATGGTCGTACAGCTATATACGGCTCTCCGAACCGACGACGCTGACATGCGAGGAGGATGCGCCATTTGCCGCAGGTACGCCAATCCTCCTCGGACACGGCACACATCGCCATAAGCTCGTGCTGAATATTCTCGTCGATGCGCTCCCGTGGAATGTTGTACGCGGTCACTTTGCCGAATGGATGCCGCATATCGCTCGCTTCTTTGCACGTGGAACAGTTTTTGATGCACATTTCTCCACATCGGAGTACACCTATCCCGCCCTGCCCGCTATCGAGACGGGACGCTTCCCGCATCACACGCAGTTCTTTCAAGGTGAGGCAAGTCATGAGCTCTCGCCTGCATTCCTGACGCTTGCCGAGTGCATGAAGGATCTCGGCTACTACACCTCCGCCCCCATATTAGCGACAGACGGCATCTATAACGGTACGATGCGCGGTTACGATCGGCTGATTTCGACGGTATGGCAACAACCCTCCCGCCTCGGTGCAGAACGAACAATCCATCACATCGAGGCATTCGGCGAGGCGGATCTCTTCACCTTCCTCCATCTTTCCGATGTGCATCCGTGGGATGCGATGGCGTTCAACTTTGCGACCGAGGTGGAGACGCGCCTGCCGCTTGCGCACCGTCTCTTTGCGTGGGAGAAGGAGACGGCGAGTGTACGTCTGCCGGACTTTGAGATCTACAAGGCGCAGTTCCGCGCAGGTCTCAGAGATGTTGACCGCAATATCGGCATGCTTCTCTCCTATATCGAGAGTCACTATGCGGACGATGAATATATTGTCAGCCTCTACTCCGATCATGGCAGTTCGGTCTTTACTCCGCGCGTGGAGGGCACGGAGCTCGATGTCATCGGAGAGAACTCAACAATGGCTGCGTGGATGATGCGCGGCGCGGGTGTCCCGGAAGGGGTTGTCACGAATGAACTGACAAGCATCGTGGATCTTTATCCAACGCTGGGTACTCTGTGCGGTTTTCCCGTCGCTGGGGATATCGACGGGAATCTGCCCGCCATCTTCGGCGGCAGGGAGCGCGATACAGTATGCTCCTACTCTCAATTTCCAGGACAGACATTCAAGCTCGCCGTGCGCACAGCGACACATGCCCTGCGCCTTGAGACGAAAGGCTTTACGGAAACGGATGGGACCGTGGATTTTGCAGGAGCAGCTGTCGGCATTTATCCGCGCGGACATGAGCTCGAGAAAGACCATGCGGCCGACAGCGCAGAGCTGCGCTCATTCTTCTATCCGCGTGCACGGGACCTCGTACGGGAGATTGCAAACAATGGGGAACGTTTTTAA
- a CDS encoding sulfatase-like hydrolase/transferase — MSSNFTVFHQNNKHAAELFYDLLARAEADAYDDDFLTLLAAYREEEDSERADIFAAEYLLANGDAENAILCGERAFHRRPVEPRIWSVLSRAYAAARRYADALVMQGYPLNFFHMPISLDVPSSVLTKEVLDRLSRATGKANYAPYALSRMHFSPESGLTAESTVFFEEFLPVSHHIAPHYYVGAYTEQEIHGNKRWLMHTIAHADGLAGNVGGDFTFDIMRGTRAPKEATISIEAGTEAIVPIFGTANEQVLTAKTEAADDCIWLNSATPNFFRLNEDTQFSSAEDFIVGTPIRLEHSPARKKLVVNILVDALPWQVLRSSFAKHMPETARFFARGTIFDQHFSVLEYTYPSLPTIETGMYPQHSGVFSEWAAIELNEDYITIAERARDAGYTTTSLMGDGIGIYNGVTRGYDRLVVSPYRLHAYEGVERTIRYLDGCHEADHFIFLHFGDVHPWGGEIFQISSSAQMQLPLAGRLSGSKEKVTSPYLRPSAFYQTAFWQAIHDTDRALGALFAYIEKHYAPEDYLVSLYSDHGVPIFSPTHYIVDAQLTGAAWMMRGAGVPEGIVADELTSAVDIYPSLAHLLRFPVGDNVDGVLPQLFGGTGREIAYSNSLFPRKHYHLAARAQYYTFCLETMDVVSLSGTADLERTKAGIYPRAHEGIAGHEVDSPELRAFFYPRVREFLKCIGNNGEMFPLPEEI; from the coding sequence ATGAGCAGCAACTTCACCGTATTTCACCAAAACAACAAACACGCCGCTGAGCTCTTTTACGATCTTCTTGCACGTGCAGAGGCTGATGCCTACGATGATGATTTCCTCACATTGCTCGCTGCCTATCGGGAGGAAGAGGATAGTGAACGCGCGGATATCTTTGCTGCAGAATATCTGCTTGCGAACGGTGATGCAGAGAATGCCATCCTTTGCGGCGAGCGCGCCTTTCACCGCCGTCCCGTCGAGCCGCGGATCTGGTCTGTGCTGTCGCGCGCCTATGCGGCTGCCCGCCGCTATGCGGATGCGCTCGTCATGCAGGGATATCCGCTGAACTTCTTCCATATGCCCATCTCTCTCGATGTCCCCTCCTCTGTATTGACGAAGGAAGTCCTCGACCGCCTCTCGCGTGCGACAGGCAAGGCAAACTATGCCCCCTATGCACTCAGCCGTATGCACTTTTCACCAGAGTCAGGATTGACGGCAGAGTCCACAGTCTTCTTCGAGGAGTTCCTTCCTGTCTCGCATCATATTGCACCACACTACTATGTCGGGGCGTATACAGAGCAGGAGATCCATGGCAATAAGCGCTGGCTGATGCATACGATTGCCCACGCGGATGGACTGGCGGGCAATGTCGGCGGGGATTTTACCTTCGACATCATGCGCGGTACACGCGCGCCAAAAGAAGCAACCATCTCGATTGAAGCAGGTACCGAGGCGATTGTCCCCATCTTTGGAACTGCAAACGAGCAGGTCCTCACTGCAAAAACAGAAGCAGCAGATGACTGCATTTGGCTGAATTCCGCAACGCCAAATTTTTTCCGTCTGAACGAAGATACTCAGTTCTCGTCGGCAGAGGACTTTATCGTCGGCACGCCGATCCGTCTCGAACACAGCCCTGCACGAAAGAAACTCGTCGTGAACATCCTCGTGGATGCCCTGCCGTGGCAGGTGCTTCGCTCGTCATTTGCCAAACATATGCCTGAGACTGCGCGCTTCTTTGCACGCGGTACGATTTTTGACCAGCATTTCTCTGTACTCGAGTACACCTATCCCTCACTTCCCACAATCGAAACAGGAATGTACCCCCAACATTCGGGTGTATTCAGTGAGTGGGCAGCGATCGAACTGAACGAGGACTATATCACCATTGCTGAGCGTGCGCGTGATGCAGGCTACACAACAACGAGCCTTATGGGCGACGGTATCGGCATCTACAACGGAGTGACGCGCGGGTACGACCGTCTCGTTGTTTCGCCCTACCGCCTCCATGCCTATGAAGGTGTGGAGCGCACGATCCGCTATCTGGATGGATGTCACGAGGCGGATCACTTTATCTTCCTGCACTTCGGCGATGTGCACCCGTGGGGCGGCGAAATATTCCAAATTTCCTCCTCTGCGCAAATGCAGCTGCCGCTTGCGGGACGTCTCTCCGGCTCAAAGGAGAAGGTTACGAGTCCATACCTGCGTCCAAGCGCATTTTACCAAACCGCATTCTGGCAGGCGATACACGATACGGATCGTGCGCTCGGTGCACTCTTCGCCTATATTGAGAAGCATTATGCTCCTGAGGACTATCTCGTCAGCCTGTACTCGGATCACGGTGTGCCGATCTTCAGCCCGACACATTATATCGTGGACGCTCAATTAACGGGCGCAGCGTGGATGATGCGCGGCGCAGGGGTGCCGGAGGGCATTGTTGCGGATGAGTTGACGAGTGCCGTGGACATCTATCCGTCACTTGCCCATTTGCTTAGGTTTCCGGTCGGCGACAATGTGGACGGTGTCCTGCCGCAGCTCTTCGGCGGCACAGGACGCGAGATCGCCTACAGCAATTCCCTCTTCCCGCGCAAGCACTATCATCTTGCAGCGCGTGCACAATACTATACATTCTGTCTCGAGACAATGGATGTCGTCTCGCTCAGCGGTACTGCCGATCTTGAACGAACAAAGGCGGGGATTTATCCTCGTGCACATGAAGGTATTGCAGGGCATGAGGTGGACAGCCCTGAACTGCGCGCATTTTTCTACCCGCGTGTGCGGGAATTCCTAAAGTGTATTGGGAATAACGGGGAAATGTTCCCTCTGCCGGAGGAAATATAA
- a CDS encoding sulfatase-like hydrolase/transferase, whose amino-acid sequence MMHDCTVFWQSNERACQLFYALLARAERGEYDDGFLAALASYRKESPDAENADIFAARYLLHHDDTAAALVCAERAYRRRPVHYEIWTLLAEIYTCLGRTLDALTMYGYAYGLHFAPDIPIELTVRGGTEGLNRLSVAAGFGTGAPMTQSRAALDEGGGLRFDLDAFVGEHLPLTPPAGSVRHWVGTYVENAFLSDKSALIEEVRHTGVFVDKMQRDFPFQLQKAQTVCGAATIEIPQGTEVILPIAGTKNLQELTVKTETLPPATAYLGKWAFSHFRLSETTHLKAADDSPYVVGLPIRLGHSPMRHRLVLNILVDGLSWNVARARFPDCMPNIARFFARGVIFDQHFSTSECTYPALPVIETGRYPHHTQVFHERDSHELPPDFMTLSECMSDLGYYAAAPMGASDSVYCGALRGYDMLNVSAWKLPSAEMVDRAIMQIEAFRETDQFLYLHTTDVHPWNAKGFKFHPSVETQLPLSDRLFELDESIASVRLPKLAIYQEQFWRSLRHADRSIGCLLSYVEEHFAADEYIVNLYSDHGNSVFSAPTNGVIDVIGENSTRAVWMMRGAGIPEGIVTDELTSIADIYPTLGHLTGFPVAEDIDGNLPAVFGGRQRDAAISMSMFPGQTYKLAVRTHTHTLRLETAGPLNENGTANFADAKVAIYPRAHELEHGYERDSEEMRAFFYPRARKIVQVLANNGEIWPEMHAARPEWFGKDKKEHL is encoded by the coding sequence ATGATGCACGACTGCACGGTATTCTGGCAGAGCAATGAACGCGCCTGCCAGCTCTTTTACGCTCTGCTCGCACGTGCAGAGCGCGGGGAATACGATGATGGTTTTCTTGCTGCTCTCGCCTCCTATCGGAAGGAGTCTCCGGATGCCGAAAATGCGGATATCTTCGCCGCGCGCTATCTCCTGCATCATGACGACACTGCGGCAGCTCTTGTCTGTGCAGAGCGAGCCTATCGCCGCCGTCCGGTACACTATGAGATATGGACGCTGCTCGCGGAGATCTACACCTGCCTCGGGCGTACGCTGGATGCCCTCACAATGTATGGCTATGCCTACGGGCTGCATTTTGCCCCCGATATCCCCATAGAGCTTACCGTCCGCGGCGGAACGGAGGGACTGAATCGGCTCTCCGTCGCGGCGGGGTTCGGGACGGGTGCGCCGATGACACAGAGCCGTGCAGCGCTCGATGAGGGGGGCGGGCTTCGCTTTGACCTCGATGCCTTTGTCGGCGAACATCTGCCGCTAACGCCTCCTGCGGGAAGTGTACGTCACTGGGTCGGTACCTATGTCGAGAACGCCTTTCTCTCTGACAAGAGTGCGCTCATCGAGGAGGTGCGCCACACCGGGGTATTCGTCGACAAGATGCAGCGCGACTTCCCCTTTCAGCTGCAAAAGGCGCAGACGGTATGCGGTGCGGCAACAATCGAAATTCCGCAGGGGACGGAGGTCATCCTCCCCATTGCGGGTACGAAAAACCTACAGGAACTCACAGTAAAAACCGAGACCCTTCCCCCCGCAACGGCATATCTCGGAAAATGGGCGTTCAGTCACTTCCGGCTCTCGGAGACGACACATCTCAAAGCGGCGGACGATTCCCCATATGTTGTTGGCTTGCCAATTCGTCTCGGTCACAGCCCCATGCGGCATAGACTCGTGCTGAACATCCTCGTTGACGGGCTTTCATGGAATGTGGCACGCGCCCGCTTCCCCGACTGTATGCCGAATATTGCACGCTTCTTTGCGCGCGGCGTGATCTTCGATCAGCATTTCTCCACGTCGGAGTGCACTTATCCCGCACTCCCCGTCATTGAGACGGGACGCTATCCGCATCACACACAGGTCTTTCACGAACGCGACAGCCACGAGCTCCCACCGGACTTTATGACGCTCTCGGAGTGTATGTCGGATCTCGGCTACTATGCTGCAGCACCGATGGGCGCAAGCGACAGCGTCTACTGCGGCGCACTGCGCGGCTACGACATGCTGAACGTGAGTGCGTGGAAGCTCCCGTCTGCGGAGATGGTTGATCGCGCGATCATGCAGATCGAGGCGTTTCGCGAGACAGATCAGTTTCTCTATCTGCATACGACCGACGTACACCCGTGGAATGCAAAAGGCTTCAAGTTCCATCCATCGGTGGAGACACAACTGCCGCTCTCTGATCGTCTCTTTGAACTCGACGAGAGCATCGCAAGTGTCCGTCTGCCGAAACTCGCGATCTATCAGGAACAGTTCTGGCGGAGTCTCCGCCATGCAGACCGCAGCATCGGCTGTCTGCTCTCCTATGTCGAGGAGCATTTCGCGGCAGATGAGTATATCGTGAATCTCTACTCCGATCACGGAAACTCGGTATTTTCTGCACCGACAAACGGTGTGATCGATGTTATTGGTGAAAATTCGACGCGTGCCGTCTGGATGATGCGCGGCGCAGGAATTCCTGAGGGGATCGTTACAGATGAGCTGACGAGTATTGCGGACATCTATCCGACCTTGGGCCATTTGACAGGATTCCCCGTCGCCGAGGACATCGACGGCAATCTGCCCGCCGTCTTTGGTGGCAGACAACGCGATGCCGCGATCAGCATGTCTATGTTCCCTGGGCAGACATACAAACTCGCCGTGCGCACGCATACACATACGCTGCGCCTCGAGACAGCAGGCCCACTCAATGAGAATGGAACAGCAAACTTCGCCGATGCCAAGGTCGCCATCTATCCGCGCGCCCATGAACTTGAACACGGATACGAACGGGACAGCGAGGAGATGCGCGCCTTCTTCTACCCGCGTGCACGTAAAATTGTACAAGTGCTTGCAAACAACGGTGAGATCTGGCCGGAGATGCACGCGGCAAGGCCAGAGTGGTTTGGAAAGGACAAAAAGGAGCACCTATGA